One region of Drosophila teissieri strain GT53w chromosome 2L, Prin_Dtei_1.1, whole genome shotgun sequence genomic DNA includes:
- the LOC122618815 gene encoding serine/threonine-protein kinase RIO3 — translation MSSPWVKSSEPAQQVNLADIMSEQYAHKLHDKELQRHTESLKKPNQQIPPVWGAEASSPPAPSSLRNQSDAEEWEDYSALLNDEGHLPEDIQLPEDSDAVIAQLLQSQFDHEYNEELRRIERQQNKQSKVTVTLNKFLRDGDAEFLHDTAEDDYEEDELEQLKHDWDRFEANERQLDSIPRCGFKVNKEGEMITKHDPQLCAVRNAQRVMSFPPEFPTGDAAGFDMKLSNKVFNQLRAHSRRGRSDKHEKVATAEMGLDAGTRLLLYKLINNQILEQINGIISTGKEAVILHANSDANYTGSNEHGHQSGVLVPPELLPRECAIKIFKTTLNEFKQRDRYIKDDYRFKDRFSKQNHRVIINMWAEKEMHNLMRMQAIGLNVPDVVVLKKHVLVMRFIGDHHNAAPKLKDARLSDAELSCAYEEIVAAMHKLYNEAKLVHADMSEYNILWYEGKCWFIDVAQSVEPKHPSALEFLMRDCGNIVNFFERRGLPNIYTKEQLFEFITGLNSEVHTAAQLEQIHTRGASISQATAPNQEECPDELKPLEYPFELAWEKSQQDRAAQKALQEEQDKNDNKTDTDQDQETDDNENDSDDKEKVNKTANH, via the exons ATGTCGTCACCATGGGTTAAGAGCAGCGAGCCAGCGCAGCAGGTGAATCTGGCGGATATAATGTCGGAGCAATATGCCCACAAGTTGCACGACAAGGAGCTGCAGCGCCACACGGAGAGTCTAAAAAAACCTAACCAGCAAATACCACCCGTTTGGGGGGCCGAGGCCTCATCCCCACCAGCTCCTAGTTCGTTAAGGAACCAAAGCGATGCGGAGGAATGGGAGGATTACTCTGCGCTTCTCAACGACGAAGGACACCTACCGGAGGACATTCAGCTGCCGGAAGATAGCGATGCGGTTATAGCCCAGCTATTGCAGTCCCAGTTCGATCACGAGTACAATGAGGAATTGCGTCGCATCGAGCGGCAGCAGAACAAGCAGTCCAAGGTCACTGTTACCCTCAATAAGTTCCTACGCGATGGCGATGCCGAGTTTTTACATGACACTGCCGAAGATGACTACGAGGAGGATGAATTGGAGCAACTGAAGCACGACTGGGATCGGTTTGAGGCTAACGAACGGCAGCTTGACTCTATACCACGATGCGGCTTTAAAGTTAACAAGGAGGGCGAGATGATAACAAAGCACGATCCACAGCTCTGTGCCGTGCGTAATGCTCAGCGGGTGATGTCCTTTCCACCGGAGTTTCCCACCGGCGATGCTGCCGGTTTTGACATGAAGCTCTCGAACAAG GTGTTCAACCAATTAAGAGCCCATTCTCGACGAGGTCGCTCGGACAAACATGAAAAAGTGGCTACCGCAGAGATGGGATTGGATGCGGGCACACGTTTGCTTCTGTACAAGCTAATCAACAACCAAATACTGGAGCAGATCAACGGCATCATATCCACAGGCAAGGAGGCGGTCATCTTGCACGCCAACTCCGATGCGAATTATACAGGCAGCAACGAGCATGGTCACCAGAGTGGTGTGCTAGTTCCGCCGGAACTTTTGCCCCGGGAGTGTGCCATCAAAATCTTCAAAACCACGCTCAACGAGTTCAAGCAGCGTGATAGATACATCAAGGATGACTACCGGTTCAAGGATCGCTTTAGCAAGCAAAACCACCGGGTGATCATCAACATGTGGGCGGAGAAGGAGATGCATAATCTGATGAGGATGCAAGCCATCGGTCTAAACGTTCCAGATGTGGTTGTGCTGAAAAAGCACGTGCTGGTAATGCGGTTCATCGGTGACCATCACAACGCTGCGCCAAAGTTAAAGGATGCCCGCCTGAGCGACGCGGAGCTGAGCTGCGCCTATGAAGAGATTGTGGCCGCAATGCACAAGTTGTACAATGAGGCCAAGCTGGTGCATGCCGATATGAGCGAATATAACATACTCTGGTACGAGGGTAAGTGCTGGTTTATTGATGTGGCCCAGAGTGTCGAACCGAAGCATCCCAGTGCCTTGGAGTTCCTGATGAGGGATTGCGGCAACATTGTTAACTTCTTTGAACGACGCGGCCTGCCCAACATTTACACCAAGGAGCAGCTGTTCGAGTTTATTACGGGTCTCAACTCAGAGGTCCACACTGCCGCTCAGCTGGAGCAGATTCACACGCGTGGCGCTTCCATCAGCCAAGCCACTGCTCCAAACCAGGAGGAGTGCCCCGATGAACTGAAACCTTTGGAGTATCCCTTTGAGCTGGCCTGGGAAAAATCTCAGCAAGATCGCGCGGCCCAAAAGGCTCTGCAGGAAGAGCAGGATAAAAACGATAACAAAACCGATacggatcaggatcaggagaCCGATGATAACGAGAACGATAGTGACGACAAGGAAAAAGTTAACAAAACTGCCAACCATTGA